From a region of the uncultured Desulfatiglans sp. genome:
- a CDS encoding exported hypothetical protein (Evidence 5 : Unknown function) — translation MVFLANLGVNLHVCLCGDLQVASAQTLDFLDIGQKSSFPDWKLSPTGKSFPDGDFFAISVSICTFACGATTRSPPRKCSISLICAGPGPAAKRWG, via the coding sequence ATGGTCTTTTTGGCCAATCTCGGCGTCAATCTGCACGTTTGCTTGTGCGGCGACCTGCAGGTCGCCTCCGCGCAAACGCTTGATTTCCTTGATATTGGCCAAAAATCCTCATTTCCGGATTGGAAACTGAGTCCTACCGGAAAATCATTTCCGGATGGAGACTTTTTTGCCATCTCGGTGTCAATCTGCACGTTTGCTTGTGGGGCGACCACCAGGTCGCCTCCGCGCAAATGCTCGATTTCCTTGATATGCGCCGGACCGGGGCCCGCCGCGAAGCGTTGGGGGTGA
- a CDS encoding hypothetical protein (Evidence 5 : Unknown function), with translation METESYRKIISGWRLFCHLGVNLHVCLWGDHQVASAQMLDFLDMRRTGARREALGVSTRSV, from the coding sequence TTGGAAACTGAGTCCTACCGGAAAATCATTTCCGGATGGAGACTTTTTTGCCATCTCGGTGTCAATCTGCACGTTTGCTTGTGGGGCGACCACCAGGTCGCCTCCGCGCAAATGCTCGATTTCCTTGATATGCGCCGGACCGGGGCCCGCCGCGAAGCGTTGGGGGTGAGCACGCGAAGCGTATGA